A single window of Neisseria chenwenguii DNA harbors:
- a CDS encoding recombination-associated protein RdgC has protein sequence MWFKQISFYPLDKDKLPDLDKLAVKLEEEKFARCQGLDWFSEGFSAPVSFSPELVFPADYTWRVALKKEEKVLPAGVIRDILDEKVAEIQNNEARNVGRKEKQELKEQITDDLLPRAFTRSGTTQAVFDTRRGFLLVNNASSAKAENVLTKLREALGGLEARLPNTKQSPSSLMTSWLLDGACGGGFELDSDCELKGTGDVAPVVKVSKQDLTADEVVQHVKNGKTVTQLGLVWREQLAFVLTQDFTIKRVQYLDVLQEEAESSGDDAASLEFASQILMTEAVATMLEELVSLLGGWQE, from the coding sequence ATGTGGTTTAAGCAGATCAGTTTTTATCCGCTCGACAAAGACAAGCTGCCCGATTTGGACAAGCTTGCCGTCAAACTCGAAGAAGAAAAATTCGCCCGCTGTCAGGGTTTGGACTGGTTCAGCGAGGGGTTTTCCGCACCGGTTTCCTTTTCGCCCGAGCTGGTTTTCCCTGCCGACTACACTTGGCGCGTGGCCTTGAAAAAAGAGGAAAAAGTCTTGCCCGCCGGTGTGATCCGCGATATTTTGGACGAGAAAGTCGCCGAAATTCAGAATAACGAAGCGCGCAATGTCGGCCGCAAGGAAAAACAGGAATTGAAAGAACAGATTACCGACGATCTGCTGCCGCGCGCGTTTACCCGCAGCGGTACGACGCAGGCGGTTTTCGATACGCGCCGCGGTTTTCTGCTGGTCAACAACGCTTCGTCGGCGAAAGCGGAAAACGTGCTGACCAAACTGCGCGAGGCCTTGGGCGGCTTGGAAGCGCGCCTGCCGAACACCAAGCAGTCGCCTTCGTCGCTGATGACGTCGTGGCTGCTCGACGGCGCCTGCGGCGGCGGTTTTGAATTGGACAGCGATTGCGAATTGAAAGGCACGGGTGATGTGGCGCCGGTGGTCAAAGTGTCGAAACAGGATTTGACTGCCGACGAAGTGGTGCAGCACGTTAAAAACGGCAAAACCGTGACCCAGCTTGGGTTGGTGTGGCGCGAGCAGCTGGCGTTTGTGCTGACGCAGGATTTCACCATCAAGCGCGTTCAGTATCTGGATGTGTTGCAGGAAGAGGCCGAAAGCAGCGGCGACGATGCCGCCAGCCTCGAATTTGCTTCGCAGATTCTGATGACCGAGGCAGTGGCGACAATGCTGGAAGAGCTGGTGTCGTTGCTGGGCGGTTGGCAGGAATAA
- a CDS encoding TetR/AcrR family transcriptional regulator produces the protein MTENTRTRFLEPGLRLYPQYGCQKLTVRLLAAETGLSLGMFHHHFASKDAFIGELLTLKYETALAGMMA, from the coding sequence ATGACTGAAAACACCCGCACCCGATTTCTCGAACCCGGTCTGCGCCTGTATCCGCAATACGGCTGCCAAAAGCTGACCGTCCGCCTGCTGGCCGCCGAAACGGGGCTGAGCTTGGGGATGTTCCACCACCATTTTGCAAGCAAAGATGCCTTTATCGGCGAACTTCTGACGCTGAAATACGAAACCGCGCTGGCCGGCATGATGGCGTAG
- a CDS encoding HlyD family secretion protein, with the protein MNKLVPLALAAAVAAGGYYIYTRQHTDALPAGIAQSNGRLELNRFDIASLYPGRVEEMLVDEGSEVAAGDVLAKLSSDTSSSRVEAAKAQKQRAVESATRAAAEMKALAQRQKVAQMEWDNALELKRDDLVSDSEVRRRKAERDSAAAQVEAARAAQAEAQAAVNAAQAQINEAASADGDMTIRSPKAGRVEYKIAETGSVIAAGSKVVSLLDPADVSMNIFLPNGQAGRLKTGDDARIRLDSLNAVFPAKISFIATDAQFTPKAVETADERAKLMFKVKLKIPADTALKYNRLLKGGMTGNGFVKTDAKAAWPADLAVKLPK; encoded by the coding sequence ATGAACAAACTCGTCCCCCTCGCCCTTGCCGCCGCCGTTGCCGCGGGCGGTTACTATATCTACACCCGACAGCACACCGACGCCCTGCCAGCCGGTATCGCCCAATCCAACGGCCGCTTGGAGCTGAACCGTTTTGATATCGCCAGCCTCTATCCCGGCCGCGTCGAAGAAATGCTTGTGGACGAAGGCAGCGAAGTGGCTGCGGGCGACGTGTTGGCGAAACTCTCGTCCGACACCAGCAGCAGCCGCGTCGAAGCCGCCAAAGCGCAGAAACAGCGGGCGGTCGAGAGCGCGACGCGGGCGGCGGCGGAGATGAAGGCTTTGGCACAGCGGCAGAAAGTGGCGCAGATGGAGTGGGACAACGCGCTGGAACTCAAACGCGACGATTTGGTGTCCGATTCCGAAGTGCGCCGCCGCAAAGCCGAACGCGACAGCGCCGCCGCGCAGGTTGAAGCCGCCCGCGCCGCGCAGGCCGAAGCGCAGGCCGCGGTCAACGCCGCGCAGGCGCAGATTAACGAAGCGGCCTCCGCCGACGGCGACATGACCATCCGCAGCCCGAAAGCGGGGCGGGTGGAATACAAAATCGCCGAAACCGGCAGCGTGATTGCCGCCGGCAGCAAAGTCGTCAGCCTGCTCGACCCCGCCGACGTTTCGATGAACATTTTCCTGCCCAACGGTCAGGCAGGCCGTCTGAAAACCGGCGACGACGCACGCATCCGCCTCGACAGCCTCAACGCCGTGTTCCCCGCCAAAATCAGCTTCATCGCCACCGACGCGCAGTTCACGCCCAAAGCGGTGGAAACCGCCGACGAACGCGCCAAGCTGATGTTTAAAGTGAAACTGAAAATCCCCGCCGACACCGCCCTCAAATACAACCGCCTGCTCAAAGGCGGCATGACGGGCAACGGGTTTGTGAAAACCGATGCGAAAGCGGCATGGCCGGCGGATTTGGCGGTGAAACTGCCGAAGTGA
- a CDS encoding bacteriocin, giving the protein MYIILDENEMNQVSGGWVANAVGGIAGAYGAGYGYLAGGGKDPNKFLGAVAIGGLSGAFSPVNGIRSAAMTAGGAFTTSAVATAVGSPYF; this is encoded by the coding sequence ATGTATATTATTTTAGATGAAAATGAAATGAATCAAGTTTCTGGCGGCTGGGTTGCCAATGCAGTAGGCGGGATAGCCGGTGCATACGGTGCAGGGTATGGCTATCTTGCAGGTGGAGGCAAAGACCCAAACAAATTTTTAGGTGCTGTGGCGATTGGCGGCTTAAGTGGGGCATTCAGTCCGGTTAACGGTATCCGCTCGGCGGCGATGACTGCAGGTGGAGCTTTTACTACTAGTGCTGTTGCTACTGCAGTAGGTAGCCCGTATTTCTAG
- the rbbA gene encoding ribosome-associated ATPase/putative transporter RbbA: MNTELTPAVSLSALSHRYGKTLALDDVSLDIPKGATVGLIGPDGVGKSTLLSLVAGAREIQTGTVNVFGGDMAGKAVRQEMSHRIAFMPQGLGRNLYPTLSVYENIDFHARLFGMAANERRARIQRLLDATGLAPFPDRAAGKLSGGMKQKVSLCCALVHSPDLLILDEPTTGVDPLSRRQFWALVDELRAEHAGMTVIVATAYIEEAERFEHLLAMDAGRLLVSRPTREVMAQYGTKTLEEAYIAMLPSEKQTGAGGLEITPFVPDPDEPPAMEAHGLTKRFGDFTAVDHVSFTIGKGEIFGFLGSNGCGKSTTMKMLTGLIRATEGDAKLLGEPIAADNMQTRLRVGYMSQAFSLYEELTARQNLDLHAKLYQMGSRGKAAVNDALAQFQLADVADTAPAALPLGIRQRLQLAAACLHKPEVLILDEPTSGVDPAARDMFWRHLLKLSREDKITIFVSTHFMNEAERCDRISFMHKGRVLAVGTPPQLTAAQNAPDLEEAFVAYLVEAEGAEKDGQTAPTGNQAEPRRPSENECLSEKSIPVENENAGLKPGLHGSEQTAQPSRPGFSPASVQAMPSEKCLSENADTDPSNPPPQPTPRLSDGPDPDPTSTPPRRPSLSTVWAFARRETKELLRDKIRLFFAICGPLIMMSAIAWGISFDVQNLRFSVFDRDQTVASRQLAEYFSGSRYFLQQPEIHDESRIDTVLKSSQAVLVMDIPAGFGRALMRGETPEVSFYIDGALPFNASNIQGYIGGIMTMYAQDGIRETGLPVSLQAPAQVVPRFRYNQDFNSINAIAPGVMMLVLVMIPAMMSAIGVVREKETGSITNLYISPAGVPQYLIGKQLPYIAVGMLNFLSLALVMNLWFGVHLKGSFFGLAFGTLLMVTASTAMGLLISSFVRSQLAAIFVAAIGTLLPAINYSGFLYPLSTMSGSAYVFGKIFPASWYLNVSIGSFTKGLNAADLRQEYAVIAVFALACITASCLLLKKQER; encoded by the coding sequence ATGAATACCGAGTTAACCCCCGCCGTTTCCCTCTCCGCCCTCTCCCACCGCTACGGCAAGACTCTTGCGCTTGACGATGTGTCGCTGGACATTCCGAAAGGCGCGACGGTCGGTTTGATCGGGCCGGACGGGGTGGGCAAATCGACGCTGCTCTCGCTGGTTGCCGGCGCGCGCGAGATTCAGACAGGCACGGTAAACGTGTTCGGCGGCGACATGGCGGGAAAAGCCGTACGGCAGGAAATGTCGCACCGCATCGCCTTTATGCCGCAGGGTTTGGGACGTAATCTTTATCCCACTTTGTCGGTGTACGAAAACATCGATTTTCATGCGCGGCTGTTTGGGATGGCGGCAAACGAGCGTCGTGCGCGGATTCAACGGCTGCTGGACGCGACGGGTTTGGCGCCGTTTCCCGACCGCGCGGCGGGCAAACTTTCAGGCGGCATGAAGCAGAAGGTCAGCCTCTGCTGCGCGCTGGTGCATTCGCCCGACCTGCTGATTTTGGACGAACCGACCACCGGCGTCGATCCGCTCTCGCGCCGCCAGTTTTGGGCGCTGGTTGACGAATTGCGCGCGGAACACGCGGGGATGACGGTGATTGTGGCGACCGCCTACATCGAAGAGGCCGAGCGTTTCGAGCACCTGCTGGCGATGGATGCGGGCAGACTGCTGGTCAGCCGCCCCACCCGCGAAGTGATGGCGCAATACGGTACGAAAACGCTGGAGGAAGCCTACATCGCCATGCTGCCGTCTGAAAAACAGACCGGCGCGGGCGGGCTGGAAATCACGCCGTTCGTCCCCGATCCCGACGAGCCGCCGGCAATGGAGGCGCACGGCCTGACCAAGCGTTTCGGCGACTTTACCGCGGTCGATCATGTCAGCTTCACCATCGGGAAAGGCGAAATTTTCGGTTTTCTCGGTTCCAACGGCTGCGGCAAATCGACCACCATGAAAATGCTCACCGGCCTGATCCGCGCAACCGAGGGCGATGCCAAGCTGTTGGGCGAACCGATTGCCGCCGACAATATGCAGACGCGGCTGCGCGTGGGCTATATGTCGCAGGCTTTTTCGCTGTATGAAGAGCTGACCGCTAGGCAAAACCTTGATTTACATGCCAAACTCTACCAAATGGGCAGCAGGGGCAAAGCCGCCGTCAACGATGCGCTCGCGCAGTTCCAGCTCGCCGACGTCGCCGACACCGCCCCCGCCGCGCTGCCACTTGGCATCCGCCAGCGCCTCCAACTCGCCGCCGCCTGCCTGCACAAACCCGAAGTGCTCATCCTCGACGAACCGACCTCCGGCGTCGACCCCGCCGCGCGCGATATGTTTTGGCGCCATCTGCTGAAACTCTCGCGCGAAGACAAAATCACCATTTTCGTGTCCACCCATTTTATGAACGAGGCCGAACGCTGCGACCGCATTTCCTTTATGCACAAAGGCCGCGTGCTCGCCGTCGGCACCCCGCCGCAACTCACCGCCGCGCAAAATGCGCCGGATTTGGAAGAGGCGTTTGTGGCGTATCTGGTTGAGGCGGAGGGAGCGGAGAAAGATGGGCAAACCGCGCCGACGGGGAATCAGGCCGAACCACGCAGGCCGTCTGAAAATGAATGCCTGTCTGAAAAATCCATCCCTGTTGAAAATGAAAATGCCGGGCTGAAGCCCGGCCTACACGGTTCCGAACAAACCGCACAGCCAAGTAGGCCAGGCTTCAGCCCGGCATCCGTCCAAGCGATGCCGTCTGAAAAATGCTTGTCTGAAAACGCCGATACGGATCCATCAAATCCTCCACCCCAACCCACACCCCGTCTTTCAGACGGCCCAGACCCTGACCCAACTTCCACTCCCCCGCGCCGCCCTTCCCTTTCCACCGTTTGGGCGTTCGCGCGGAGGGAGACGAAAGAGTTGTTGCGCGACAAAATCCGGCTGTTTTTCGCCATCTGCGGACCGCTGATTATGATGTCGGCGATTGCGTGGGGGATTTCGTTTGATGTGCAGAACTTGAGATTTTCGGTGTTCGACCGCGATCAGACGGTGGCGAGCCGGCAGTTGGCGGAATATTTTTCGGGTTCGCGCTACTTTTTGCAGCAACCTGAAATCCATGACGAAAGCCGGATTGATACGGTGTTGAAAAGTTCGCAGGCGGTGTTGGTGATGGACATTCCGGCGGGCTTCGGGCGCGCGCTGATGCGCGGTGAAACGCCCGAAGTGAGTTTTTACATCGACGGGGCGCTGCCGTTTAATGCTTCCAATATTCAGGGCTATATCGGCGGTATCATGACGATGTATGCGCAGGACGGAATCCGCGAAACGGGGCTGCCGGTGTCGTTGCAGGCGCCGGCGCAGGTGGTGCCGCGTTTCCGCTACAATCAGGATTTCAACAGCATCAATGCGATTGCGCCGGGCGTGATGATGCTGGTATTGGTGATGATTCCGGCGATGATGAGCGCCATCGGGGTAGTGCGCGAGAAGGAAACGGGATCGATTACGAATCTTTATATTTCGCCCGCGGGCGTGCCGCAGTATTTAATCGGCAAGCAGCTTCCTTATATTGCGGTGGGGATGTTGAACTTCCTCTCGCTGGCGCTGGTGATGAATTTGTGGTTCGGCGTGCATCTCAAGGGCTCGTTTTTCGGGCTGGCATTCGGTACGCTGCTGATGGTAACGGCCTCAACCGCGATGGGCTTGCTGATTTCGTCGTTTGTGCGCTCGCAGCTTGCGGCGATTTTCGTAGCCGCCATCGGCACGCTGCTGCCGGCCATCAATTATTCGGGCTTCCTCTACCCGCTTTCCACCATGAGCGGCAGCGCCTATGTATTCGGCAAGATTTTCCCTGCTTCGTGGTACTTGAACGTGAGCATAGGTTCGTTTACCAAAGGGCTGAACGCAGCCGATCTGCGGCAGGAATACGCCGTGATTGCCGTGTTTGCGCTGGCGTGTATCACGGCATCCTGCCTCTTGCTGAAAAAACAGGAGCGGTAA
- a CDS encoding ABC transporter permease, giving the protein MRVIRNIWTLVLKEFRSLFGDPVLMLLIAFMFTGSVISVARGINTDVKNATVGIIDLDRSPLSMRIRDAVQPPFFKLPEDVKHENADEAMDKGNYIFILDIPPNFQRDLAAGRSPQIQLLIDATTMTQAGVGSSYLTRIINQEVNGFLGQTAAAPLKPVIRKRFNPNGESAWFMPVSQVGNNASLILLVLVGAAVIRERERGTIEHLLVMPVNAFELMMSKILANGLVVLAAATASQWFVVHLYLGVPLQGALWLYAVGMMLFLFTIASLGVMLATVAPSMAQFGLLMLPVHIIMLMFSGSASPRTNMPEAAQIISEYWPLTQFMKLSQDVMFRGAGFGIVWPQMAAMSALGACFLGFALLRFRTMLEKQG; this is encoded by the coding sequence ATGCGCGTTATCCGCAATATTTGGACATTGGTGCTGAAAGAGTTCCGCAGCCTGTTCGGAGATCCCGTATTGATGCTGCTGATTGCCTTTATGTTTACCGGCTCGGTTATCAGCGTGGCCAGAGGCATCAACACTGACGTGAAAAACGCCACCGTCGGCATCATCGACCTTGACCGCTCGCCCCTTTCGATGCGCATCCGCGACGCCGTACAGCCGCCGTTTTTCAAACTGCCCGAAGACGTCAAGCATGAAAACGCCGACGAAGCGATGGACAAGGGCAACTACATCTTCATCCTCGACATCCCGCCCAACTTCCAGCGCGACCTTGCCGCCGGCCGCAGCCCGCAAATCCAGCTACTCATCGACGCCACCACCATGACGCAGGCAGGCGTCGGCTCGTCCTACCTCACCCGGATTATCAATCAGGAAGTCAACGGCTTTCTCGGCCAGACTGCCGCCGCACCGCTCAAACCCGTGATCCGCAAGCGTTTCAACCCCAACGGCGAAAGCGCGTGGTTTATGCCCGTTTCCCAAGTCGGCAACAACGCCAGCCTGATTCTGCTCGTTTTGGTCGGCGCCGCCGTTATCCGCGAACGCGAACGCGGCACCATCGAGCATCTCTTGGTGATGCCGGTAAACGCTTTCGAACTGATGATGTCGAAAATCCTCGCCAACGGCCTCGTCGTCCTCGCCGCCGCCACCGCCTCGCAATGGTTTGTCGTCCACCTCTACCTCGGCGTACCGCTGCAAGGCGCGCTCTGGCTCTACGCCGTAGGCATGATGCTGTTTCTCTTCACCATCGCCTCGCTCGGCGTCATGCTCGCCACCGTCGCCCCCAGCATGGCTCAGTTCGGCCTACTGATGCTGCCTGTTCACATCATTATGCTGATGTTTTCCGGCTCCGCCTCCCCGCGCACCAACATGCCCGAAGCCGCGCAAATCATCAGCGAATACTGGCCGCTGACCCAGTTTATGAAACTCTCCCAAGACGTGATGTTCCGCGGCGCGGGCTTCGGCATCGTCTGGCCGCAGATGGCCGCCATGTCCGCCCTCGGCGCCTGTTTCCTTGGATTCGCGCTGTTGAGGTTTCGCACGATGTTGGAGAAGCAGGGGTAG
- a CDS encoding efflux transporter outer membrane subunit: protein MLRPTRLTAVLATALSLAACQHTAVPQSTLPVPQKFDQAEAARGSAEIAQWWRQWNDPVLSRLIERGLQQNFDVLIAQGRLNEARSNADLARADLGPTAGAKASAGRMVSGRADNPLSNGTRAAAARFTGSDKLSGDDISFSGNNYQAALSASWEPDIFGKKRSDADAARYAALGMQEQVYGTQVLVAAEIADNYFQARAAQGRLKNAQRTVAVLRRMKQYADARFRAGQTTAYETNEAASRLSAAQAVLPALEAQYAVRVRNLAVLTGQVPQNFSLPSGRADILANQPQAPAGQTPQGLIERRPDLRAHAAQISAYAAKLASAKADLLPRFSIDFLSQGIRISGDTALQSWGNLLSAGIRIPLFTNGRVKANVAAADARLQTALLQYDQTLLKALGETDNAYQTHAALVRQNRQLAEAHRLAAKEADDAEKLFKHGQKTLDTALTARLRETEVRDNRLQTELAQAQTLLGLYKALGGGWTAKQAV from the coding sequence ATGCTCCGCCCCACCCGCTTAACCGCCGTCCTCGCCACCGCACTTTCCCTCGCGGCCTGCCAACACACCGCCGTTCCGCAAAGCACCTTACCCGTGCCGCAGAAATTCGACCAAGCCGAAGCGGCGCGGGGGAGCGCGGAGATTGCTCAATGGTGGCGGCAATGGAACGACCCGGTTTTGAGCAGGCTGATCGAACGCGGTTTGCAGCAGAATTTCGACGTGCTCATCGCACAGGGCCGTCTGAACGAGGCGCGGTCGAATGCGGATTTGGCGCGTGCGGATTTGGGGCCGACGGCGGGCGCGAAGGCCTCCGCCGGGCGCATGGTTTCGGGGCGTGCGGATAATCCTTTGAGCAACGGAACCCGTGCGGCGGCGGCACGGTTTACCGGCTCGGACAAACTTTCAGGCGACGACATCAGTTTCTCAGGCAATAATTACCAGGCCGCGCTGTCGGCTTCTTGGGAACCGGATATTTTCGGGAAAAAACGCAGCGATGCCGACGCCGCGCGCTATGCGGCGCTCGGGATGCAGGAGCAGGTGTACGGCACGCAGGTTTTGGTAGCGGCGGAAATCGCTGACAATTATTTCCAAGCCCGCGCCGCGCAAGGCCGTCTGAAAAACGCGCAGCGCACCGTTGCCGTGCTGCGCCGCATGAAACAGTATGCCGACGCCCGTTTCCGCGCAGGGCAGACCACGGCTTACGAAACCAACGAGGCCGCCAGCCGCCTGAGCGCGGCGCAGGCCGTGCTGCCCGCGTTAGAAGCGCAATACGCCGTGCGCGTGCGCAATCTGGCGGTGCTGACGGGGCAGGTTCCGCAAAACTTCAGCCTGCCCTCAGGCCGCGCCGACATCCTCGCCAACCAGCCGCAGGCGCCCGCGGGGCAAACGCCGCAAGGGCTGATTGAACGCCGTCCCGACCTCCGCGCCCACGCCGCGCAAATCAGCGCTTACGCCGCGAAACTTGCCAGCGCCAAAGCCGACCTGCTGCCGCGTTTTTCCATCGATTTTCTGTCGCAAGGCATCCGCATCAGCGGCGACACCGCGCTGCAAAGCTGGGGCAACCTGCTTAGCGCCGGCATTCGGATCCCGCTGTTCACCAACGGCCGCGTCAAAGCCAACGTCGCTGCCGCCGACGCCCGCCTTCAGACGGCCCTGCTGCAATACGACCAAACCCTGCTCAAAGCTCTGGGCGAAACCGACAATGCCTACCAAACCCACGCTGCGCTGGTGCGCCAAAACCGGCAGCTTGCCGAAGCCCACCGCCTCGCGGCTAAAGAAGCCGACGACGCGGAAAAGCTGTTCAAACACGGCCAAAAAACCTTAGACACCGCCCTCACTGCCCGCCTGCGCGAAACCGAAGTCCGCGACAACCGTTTGCAGACCGAGCTGGCTCAAGCGCAAACACTGCTGGGGCTGTATAAGGCGCTGGGCGGCGGATGGACGGCAAAACAGGCCGTCTGA
- the rpsO gene encoding 30S ribosomal protein S15, which translates to MALSVEQKAQIVKDFQRKEGDTGSSEVQVALLTFRINDLTPHFKTNPKDHHSRRGLLKMVSARRRLLAYLRRTRPDTYRALITRLGLRK; encoded by the coding sequence ATGGCATTGTCCGTAGAACAAAAAGCACAAATCGTTAAAGATTTCCAACGCAAAGAAGGCGATACCGGTTCGTCTGAAGTACAGGTTGCATTGTTGACTTTCCGCATCAACGACCTGACCCCGCACTTCAAAACCAACCCGAAAGACCACCACAGCCGCCGCGGCCTGTTGAAAATGGTCAGCGCCCGCCGCCGCCTGTTGGCCTACCTGCGCCGTACCCGACCCGATACTTATCGCGCGTTGATTACCCGCTTGGGTCTGCGTAAATAA
- a CDS encoding CdaR family transcriptional regulator, giving the protein MTSLYSFDSKLAQKIVERTMSIIGCNINIMDANGTIIASGDEERIGQIHDGALLALSQERTVDIDEHTKNLHGVRPGINLPLRLDGEAVGVIGLTGNPLHLKEFGKLVCMTAEMMLEQARLFEMLAQDARLKEELILNLVSAEQITPAMTEWANRLGVDIAMPRVVCIIEVDTGHLGIDAISNELHNLQNLLNYPERDNLVAILSLTQIVILKPALDAFGRWDVKNHMERVHLLVSRMNEQTSLNIRIALGNYFAESSGGNSIALSYQTAKTTLEVGKSRFPEQRIYNYQELVLPVLLNQLKDGWQRRELERTLVKLKQADKNGLLIKTLLAWFDHNMHAAATAQSLFIHRNTLEYRLNKIAELTRLDLNQTDSRFLLYLAVHMV; this is encoded by the coding sequence ATGACTTCCCTTTATTCCTTCGATTCCAAACTTGCGCAAAAAATCGTCGAGCGCACGATGAGTATCATCGGCTGCAATATCAACATCATGGATGCCAACGGCACCATTATCGCCAGCGGCGACGAAGAGCGCATCGGCCAGATCCACGACGGTGCCTTGCTGGCGTTGTCGCAGGAACGCACAGTCGACATCGACGAACACACCAAAAACCTGCACGGCGTCAGGCCCGGCATCAACCTGCCGCTGCGGCTCGACGGCGAAGCCGTCGGCGTGATCGGACTGACCGGCAATCCGCTGCACCTGAAAGAATTCGGCAAACTCGTGTGCATGACTGCCGAAATGATGCTGGAGCAGGCGCGCTTGTTTGAAATGCTGGCGCAGGATGCGCGGCTGAAAGAGGAACTGATTCTGAACCTGGTTTCCGCCGAGCAGATCACGCCCGCGATGACCGAATGGGCAAACCGCCTCGGAGTGGACATCGCCATGCCGCGCGTGGTGTGCATCATCGAAGTCGATACCGGACATCTGGGCATCGATGCTATCAGCAACGAACTGCATAATCTGCAAAATCTGCTCAACTACCCCGAACGCGACAATCTCGTGGCGATTCTTTCGCTGACCCAAATCGTTATCCTTAAGCCGGCGCTGGATGCTTTCGGCAGGTGGGATGTGAAAAACCACATGGAGCGCGTGCATCTGCTCGTTTCACGCATGAACGAGCAGACTTCGCTCAATATCCGCATCGCTTTGGGCAACTATTTTGCCGAAAGCAGCGGAGGCAACAGCATTGCACTTTCGTATCAGACAGCCAAAACCACGCTCGAAGTCGGCAAAAGCCGCTTTCCCGAGCAGAGGATTTACAATTATCAGGAGCTGGTGCTCCCCGTATTGCTCAACCAGCTCAAAGACGGTTGGCAGCGCCGCGAACTCGAGCGCACGCTGGTCAAGCTCAAACAGGCCGATAAAAACGGCCTTTTGATCAAAACCCTGCTGGCCTGGTTCGACCACAATATGCACGCCGCCGCCACCGCGCAATCGCTGTTTATCCACCGCAATACTCTGGAATACCGCCTCAACAAAATCGCCGAACTGACGCGGCTGGATTTAAACCAGACCGACAGCCGGTTTTTGCTGTATCTGGCGGTGCATATGGTTTGA
- a CDS encoding GntP family permease, producing MPAVSALGAIVALIVAIFLILRKVPPAYGMIAGALAGGLVGGADLAATVKLMIEGAQGITTAVMRILAAGVLAGVLIESGAATSIAETIVKKLGESRALLALAAATMILTAVGVFVDVAVITVSPIALALARRVDLSKPAVLLAMIGGGKAGNIISPNPNAIAASDAFQLPLTSVMAAGIVPALVGLVCTYFLDKRLMKKGSRVSGDEAAAAHVGKLPSFAAAMVAPLVAILLLALRPLANIAVDPLIALPVGGLAGALLMGRIRMINTYAVSGLGKMAPVAVMLLGTGALAGIIANSGLKNVLIDGLTSSGLPSYLLAPVSGILMSLATASTTAGTVVASNVFGSTLVELGVTGIAAAAMIHAGATVADHMPHGSFFHATGGSVNMDINERLKLIPYESAIGLMMTVISTLIFGVFKF from the coding sequence ATGCCTGCCGTATCCGCACTCGGCGCAATCGTTGCCCTGATTGTTGCCATCTTCCTGATTTTGAGAAAAGTCCCGCCTGCCTACGGCATGATTGCGGGTGCATTGGCCGGCGGTTTGGTCGGCGGGGCGGATTTGGCCGCCACGGTCAAGCTGATGATTGAAGGCGCTCAGGGTATCACCACCGCCGTGATGCGGATTTTGGCCGCGGGCGTGTTGGCGGGCGTGCTGATTGAGTCGGGCGCGGCGACTTCCATTGCCGAAACCATCGTGAAAAAACTGGGCGAGAGCCGCGCGCTGCTGGCTTTGGCCGCCGCCACGATGATTCTGACCGCCGTGGGCGTGTTTGTCGATGTGGCCGTGATTACCGTGTCGCCGATTGCGCTGGCTTTGGCGCGCCGCGTCGATTTGTCGAAACCCGCCGTGCTGCTGGCGATGATCGGCGGCGGCAAGGCGGGCAACATCATTTCGCCCAACCCCAACGCGATTGCCGCGTCCGACGCGTTCCAACTGCCGCTCACTTCCGTGATGGCGGCGGGCATCGTTCCCGCGTTGGTCGGGCTGGTGTGCACTTATTTTCTGGACAAACGGCTGATGAAGAAAGGTTCGCGCGTGAGCGGGGACGAAGCCGCCGCAGCACACGTCGGCAAGCTGCCGTCTTTCGCCGCGGCCATGGTTGCGCCGCTGGTGGCGATTCTGCTGCTCGCGCTGCGCCCGCTGGCAAACATCGCCGTCGATCCGCTGATTGCCCTGCCGGTGGGCGGCTTGGCCGGTGCACTGCTGATGGGCAGAATCCGGATGATCAACACTTATGCCGTCAGCGGTCTGGGCAAGATGGCGCCGGTGGCCGTGATGCTGTTGGGAACGGGGGCGCTGGCCGGAATCATCGCCAATTCGGGGCTGAAAAATGTCTTGATCGATGGCCTTACCTCCTCCGGCCTGCCGTCCTACCTGCTTGCCCCCGTGTCCGGCATCCTGATGTCGCTGGCCACCGCGTCCACCACGGCCGGTACGGTGGTGGCGTCCAACGTATTCGGCAGCACGCTGGTCGAGCTGGGCGTAACCGGCATCGCCGCCGCCGCCATGATTCACGCGGGCGCAACCGTGGCCGACCACATGCCGCACGGCTCGTTTTTCCACGCCACCGGCGGCAGCGTCAACATGGACATCAACGAACGCCTGAAACTGATTCCCTACGAGAGCGCCATCGGCCTGATGATGACCGTGATTTCGACCCTGATATTCGGCGTATTCAAATTTTAA